TTCGGGTGTCTCACCCAGGCCCAGTATGATGGTTATGGCCTTTTTAAATCCCAACTCCCCGGCCTCGGTGAGCATGGCATTTATGTCGTCCAAAGGTTTGCTGGGACAGATTTTCCGGTGAAGTTCCGGGTTAGCCACCTCCACCGCACCAGTTATCCCTATAACCTCCCCCCCGTAGGCGGTAAGTTCACTGGTTATCCCCACGTTAAGCCACACCGGATTAGCAGTGATCTGGTGAATCTCAGTGGCGATGTTTTTGATCTCAGAGGTGGTGAATGCACCATAACCCCCTGAGAGAAATTCTATGTTCCATCCCATTCTGCGCACCATTTCTGCCTCGGCCAGGATAGCTTCTACCCTTCTTCTTGCTTTTTTAGGGTCACGGATTAGGGGTTTTTGGGATGACATGTAACAAAAACTGCAATCACCCTTATCACACCACCATGATAGGAAAATAGCCCTTTCAAGTGTGATATTGTTGCCGTGTTTGGTGAGGGTGATCTGGTTGGCCTCCTGGATGAGTTCCAGGATTTTCTTGTCTTTTATATTCTGAATGAGGTTCATTTTATAAATCCCTTTATTTACGTTGCAAAATGTGAATGGATTATAACTTTAAAATCTGGAAAAGTGTTCAGTGGATTAATTCCACTGCCAGTCCCGCATTATCAGGGTGAAATAGGAGAGAATCCCTAAATCTTAAAGGTTGGAATAATCTGATCATTGGAATCTGAAAAGTTTATATCTCATTGCTATGCATTATAGATTGTGGACCACAGTGGGGTACTGTGGTCCTGGTGAAAAGTTCACCCGCAACCTTTATATAGGATTAACGTAAATGTTAAACTACGCTTAGTATGCTATATTCTATAACCCAGCCAACCCTGTTTGGGTTTTGCAAGGTTTACAGCTTACTTATGTAGCCGCCGTAGCTCAGTAGGTAGAGCGTTCGGCTGTTAACCGATTGGTCACAGGTTCGAGCCCTGTCGGCGGCGCTTAAGGGCCCATAGCTTAGCCAGGTAGAGCGCCCGGCTCATAACCGGGCGGCCATGGGTTCGAACCCCATTGGGCCCATTTAACAATTCAATCGTAATCTTTAAATACCTATAAAATTCATACATTTAATTCCCATGCTCCGGTAGTGTAGTCCGGCCAATCATGTCGGCCTTTCGAGCCGATGACTCGGGTTCGAATCCCGGCCGGAGCATTTAAATTTTACCAAATTCAACTACCCTTAGAGTGATTAAGGTTTAAAATACCAATTGCAGGGGTGCCCGAGCGGCCAAAGGGGACAGGCTTAGGACCTGTTGGCGTAGGCCTTCGAGGGTTCGAATCCCTTCCCCTGCACTCACGTTTCCCATATTTCATAGGCCGGGGTGGGGTAGGTGGTTATCCTACGGGACTGTGGATCCCGCGACTCGGGTTCGAATCTCGGCCCCGGCCCCATATTTATTTCTTATTTTACCCTATTTCAATTCTTATTTTGGATTTATTGATTTCTAGATCATTGATTAATTCCTGATTTAAACCATTTCAGGTTGTTCCCCCCATATTTCAATTTTTAACCAGGATCTGAAGATTACC
This DNA window, taken from Methanobacterium subterraneum, encodes the following:
- a CDS encoding radical SAM protein produces the protein MNLIQNIKDKKILELIQEANQITLTKHGNNITLERAIFLSWWCDKGDCSFCYMSSQKPLIRDPKKARRRVEAILAEAEMVRRMGWNIEFLSGGYGAFTTSEIKNIATEIHQITANPVWLNVGITSELTAYGGEVIGITGAVEVANPELHRKICPSKPLDDINAMLTEAGELGFKKAITIILGLGETPEDMQYLWEIIDHQGIDRVIFYSLNPHPDTPYADTPQPASLYYAGVVAATRIKFPKLEIITGTWVDNLANIGPLILAGSNGITKFPLFKMFGTRYGRRVEEEVHWAGRKLMGTFTDPACLEGESPRDGLEPFLKRYIKSCLNNKTEYKV